Proteins co-encoded in one Bremerella sp. TYQ1 genomic window:
- the rplE gene encoding 50S ribosomal protein L5 → MSKPRLQEKYEQEVLSALAEKLGRKNPMNLPRLRKIVVNMGVGTAVTEKKHVDEAAEAMTEFTGQRPMICRARKSVAAFKLREGMPIGVKVTLRRQRMYEFLDRLVSLALPQVRDFRGVNPKSFDGNGNYTMGLTEQMVFPELNPDKYTRQQGMDITFVTTGATDDEARELLSLLGMPFQREEEPKKKKTA, encoded by the coding sequence ATGAGCAAACCACGACTTCAAGAAAAATACGAACAAGAAGTGCTTTCCGCACTGGCAGAAAAGCTCGGCCGTAAGAATCCGATGAACCTGCCTCGCCTGCGGAAGATCGTCGTCAACATGGGTGTCGGCACAGCCGTCACTGAAAAGAAGCATGTTGACGAAGCTGCCGAAGCTATGACCGAGTTTACCGGTCAGCGTCCGATGATCTGCCGAGCTCGTAAGAGCGTCGCTGCTTTCAAGCTGCGTGAAGGCATGCCAATCGGTGTTAAGGTGACACTGCGTCGCCAACGGATGTACGAATTCCTGGATCGCCTGGTTTCCCTGGCACTTCCTCAGGTGCGTGACTTCCGTGGGGTGAACCCCAAGAGCTTCGATGGCAATGGCAATTACACGATGGGCCTGACCGAGCAGATGGTGTTCCCGGAATTGAATCCGGACAAGTACACCCGTCAGCAAGGGATGGACATCACCTTCGTCACCACCGGTGCCACCGACGACGAAGCTCGCGAACTGCTGTCCTTGCTGGGCATGCCGTTTCAGCGAGAAGAAGAACCGAAAAAGAAGAAGACCGCTTAA
- the rplN gene encoding 50S ribosomal protein L14: protein MIQQETRLAVADNTGAKEVMCIKVLGGTRKRTAGLGDVIICSVKEVVPGAEVKKKAVVRAVIVRVRKSTRRPDGSYIRFDRNAVVLIDKDNNPRGTRIFGAVARELRDRKFMKIVSLASEVV, encoded by the coding sequence ATGATTCAACAAGAAACAAGACTGGCCGTCGCCGACAACACCGGAGCGAAGGAAGTCATGTGCATTAAGGTTCTCGGTGGTACGCGTAAGCGAACCGCTGGCCTTGGTGACGTGATTATCTGCTCGGTGAAAGAAGTTGTCCCGGGTGCGGAAGTGAAGAAGAAGGCGGTCGTTCGGGCTGTGATCGTCCGCGTTCGCAAGTCGACTCGCCGCCCCGACGGAAGCTATATCCGCTTCGATCGCAACGCGGTCGTGCTGATCGACAAAGACAATAACCCGCGTGGTACGCGTATTTTCGGTGCGGTCGCCCGTGAGCTGCGAGATCGCAAGTTCATGAAGATCGTCAGTTTGGCGAGTGAGGTGGTCTAA
- the rpsC gene encoding 30S ribosomal protein S3, giving the protein MGQKVNPVAFRTGVMVGWKSKWFASKRDFPALLLEDKKIRDFILKHPDQRIRQKYRNAGIDKVEIERTRDEVRVTLFVARPGLIIGQKGQEVEKLQEELQNLVGRRINLKIEEVGRPELRAQLVAIDIADQLAKRASFRRTMKRAIESTMEAGARGIKIQMAGRLGGAEMARREKQIEGSIPLSTLRAKIDYGFTEARTPQGHIGVQVWINNGFYEGDDSDGYDASTSEAPKKPKKTYKR; this is encoded by the coding sequence ATGGGACAAAAAGTTAATCCAGTTGCGTTTCGTACCGGCGTCATGGTCGGCTGGAAGAGCAAGTGGTTTGCGTCGAAGCGTGATTTTCCAGCCCTGCTGCTGGAAGATAAGAAGATCCGTGACTTCATCCTGAAGCACCCTGATCAACGCATTCGACAGAAGTACCGTAATGCAGGTATCGACAAAGTCGAAATCGAACGTACGCGTGACGAAGTACGCGTGACGTTGTTCGTCGCTCGACCTGGTCTGATCATTGGTCAGAAAGGTCAAGAGGTCGAAAAGCTGCAGGAAGAACTGCAAAACCTGGTCGGCCGACGTATCAATCTGAAGATTGAAGAAGTCGGACGCCCAGAACTGCGAGCCCAATTGGTCGCCATTGATATTGCCGATCAGTTGGCCAAGCGTGCCAGCTTCCGTCGCACGATGAAGCGTGCGATCGAAAGCACCATGGAGGCCGGTGCCCGAGGCATCAAAATCCAAATGGCCGGTCGTCTTGGCGGTGCGGAAATGGCTCGCCGCGAAAAGCAAATTGAAGGATCGATTCCGTTGAGCACCCTGCGGGCCAAGATCGATTACGGCTTCACCGAAGCACGTACGCCGCAGGGACACATCGGGGTCCAGGTCTGGATCAATAACGGTTTTTACGAAGGGGACGACTCCGATGGCTATGATGCCTCGACGAGTGAAGCACCGAAAAAGCCAAAGAAGACGTATAAAAGGTAA
- the rplV gene encoding 50S ribosomal protein L22 → MFKATHRLARISPRKVRPLADLVRGKLADEALDILRYQPQRGARLLEEVIKSAIGNSQDSEQNEGRSANQQALYVSEARVDGGPIIKRFRPRARGSAFPILKRTCHIHVTLEELQG, encoded by the coding sequence ATGTTCAAAGCGACCCACCGACTGGCACGCATCAGCCCGCGAAAGGTGCGCCCGCTAGCCGATTTGGTGCGTGGTAAGCTGGCCGACGAGGCACTCGACATTCTGCGGTACCAACCGCAACGAGGCGCTCGCCTGCTGGAAGAAGTCATCAAGAGTGCCATCGGCAACTCGCAAGATTCCGAACAGAACGAAGGCCGCTCTGCTAATCAGCAAGCCCTTTATGTTTCGGAAGCTCGCGTCGATGGCGGCCCGATCATTAAGCGATTCCGCCCCCGAGCTCGAGGAAGCGCGTTCCCGATTTTGAAGCGGACCTGTCACATTCACGTCACCCTGGAGGAACTCCAAGGCTAA
- the rplR gene encoding 50S ribosomal protein L18: MNKQKFIAKQRKRRSNHVRRKVRGNAERPRLTIFRSNCNIYCQIIDDESGRTLVSASSRDKDLREDASAGNCEAAAKIGKAIAEKALAAGLKQVCFDRGHFRYNGRVAALASAARESGLDF; encoded by the coding sequence GTGAACAAGCAAAAATTCATCGCCAAGCAGCGGAAGCGTCGGAGCAATCATGTCCGTCGAAAGGTTCGCGGCAACGCCGAACGTCCTCGGCTGACGATCTTCCGTAGCAACTGCAACATCTACTGCCAGATCATCGATGACGAATCGGGTCGAACATTGGTTTCGGCTTCGTCGCGAGACAAAGATCTGCGTGAAGATGCTAGTGCAGGTAACTGTGAAGCCGCCGCGAAGATCGGCAAAGCTATTGCTGAAAAGGCATTGGCAGCCGGACTCAAGCAGGTTTGCTTCGATCGTGGTCACTTTCGCTACAACGGACGCGTTGCCGCTTTGGCATCCGCCGCCCGTGAAAGTGGATTGGACTTCTAG
- the rplF gene encoding 50S ribosomal protein L6, which translates to MSRLGRKPVALPEKVTVSVDGQTVNVEGPLGKLTYTADPVVTIEVGEDGKEVSVTRKEDTRTGKAMHGLTRALIANMVEGVEKGYEKRLEVVGVGYLAAIAGDVLQLRVGFANEIHKKIPKDLDVKCPDQTHIVVKGIDKQRVGQFAAEVRAARKPEPYKGKGVRYQGERVKLKPGKAAGK; encoded by the coding sequence ATGTCCCGACTAGGTAGAAAACCAGTTGCCCTGCCCGAGAAAGTAACTGTCTCGGTCGATGGCCAAACGGTCAACGTCGAAGGCCCTCTCGGTAAGCTCACTTACACTGCTGACCCGGTTGTCACCATTGAAGTAGGTGAAGACGGCAAGGAAGTGTCGGTAACGCGTAAAGAAGACACGCGTACCGGCAAAGCCATGCACGGCCTGACCCGAGCTCTGATCGCCAATATGGTCGAAGGGGTCGAAAAAGGGTACGAAAAGCGACTTGAGGTCGTGGGCGTCGGTTACCTGGCCGCGATTGCTGGCGATGTTCTGCAGCTTCGCGTTGGTTTCGCGAACGAAATTCACAAGAAGATCCCGAAGGATCTGGATGTGAAGTGCCCCGACCAGACCCACATCGTGGTCAAAGGGATCGACAAGCAACGTGTCGGTCAATTCGCTGCGGAAGTGCGTGCTGCTCGGAAGCCTGAACCTTACAAGGGTAAGGGCGTTCGTTACCAAGGCGAGCGTGTTAAGCTGAAGCCTGGTAAGGCCGCCGGTAAGTAG
- the rpsE gene encoding 30S ribosomal protein S5 — protein sequence MAKDSGKGGFVEKVVKIKRCAAVVKGGRRFSFAAMVVVGDGKGKVGWGYGKANEVPPSVQKAVKQAERKLLEVPIIEGSIPHKVVGTFGAGRVVMLPAHPGTGIIAGASVRAVCESAGIHDVLTKSFGSTNPVVLVKATLNALEQLRTKEEIQRLRGVAV from the coding sequence GTGGCGAAAGATTCTGGCAAAGGCGGATTCGTCGAAAAGGTCGTGAAGATCAAGCGTTGTGCCGCCGTGGTCAAGGGTGGTCGTCGTTTCAGCTTCGCGGCAATGGTCGTTGTCGGTGACGGCAAAGGCAAAGTCGGCTGGGGCTATGGCAAAGCCAACGAAGTTCCACCAAGCGTCCAAAAGGCCGTCAAGCAAGCAGAACGTAAGCTGCTTGAAGTACCGATCATCGAAGGTTCGATTCCGCACAAAGTTGTCGGTACCTTTGGCGCCGGTCGCGTGGTCATGCTTCCAGCTCACCCTGGTACCGGTATCATCGCTGGTGCTTCGGTTCGTGCCGTCTGCGAATCGGCAGGCATCCATGACGTTCTGACGAAGAGCTTTGGTTCGACGAATCCTGTCGTTCTCGTTAAAGCTACGTTGAATGCTCTGGAGCAACTGCGAACCAAGGAAGAAATTCAACGCCTCCGAGGAGTTGCCGTCTAA
- the rpmJ gene encoding 50S ribosomal protein L36, with translation MKVRASVKRICDKCKVVRRRGRVYVICENARHKQRQG, from the coding sequence ATGAAGGTAAGAGCCAGCGTTAAGCGAATTTGCGACAAATGCAAAGTGGTCCGCCGTCGAGGCCGGGTCTACGTCATTTGCGAAAACGCCCGTCACAAGCAACGACAGGGCTAG
- the rpmC gene encoding 50S ribosomal protein L29 — protein MKASELRELSDDQLQANLKNAMDSLFRLRVQSQTERLDAPSELAKNRKLVARIKTIQAERAAAAAST, from the coding sequence ATGAAAGCAAGTGAATTGCGAGAACTGAGCGACGATCAGCTCCAGGCGAACCTGAAGAACGCCATGGATTCCCTGTTCCGTCTGCGAGTTCAATCCCAGACCGAGCGTTTGGACGCCCCCAGCGAACTGGCGAAGAATCGCAAGTTGGTGGCACGCATCAAGACGATTCAAGCCGAGCGAGCAGCCGCCGCGGCCAGCACCTAA
- the rpsQ gene encoding 30S ribosomal protein S17: MPKKVLVGRVTGDKQDKTRRVEIARRIRHPLYGKYYSRRMVCHVHDENNESGLGDRVEIVESRPRSKTKRWELVRIVEKSTEVDVAALKAAREAAAHLQEQEEG; this comes from the coding sequence ATGCCCAAGAAAGTATTGGTCGGTCGAGTGACGGGCGACAAGCAAGACAAGACGCGACGCGTGGAAATCGCTCGTCGTATTCGTCACCCGCTGTACGGCAAGTACTACTCGCGCCGCATGGTCTGCCACGTACACGACGAGAACAACGAGTCGGGTTTGGGCGATCGGGTCGAGATCGTTGAAAGCCGTCCTCGCTCGAAGACGAAACGCTGGGAATTGGTGCGAATCGTCGAGAAGAGCACGGAAGTGGACGTTGCCGCGTTGAAGGCTGCTCGAGAAGCAGCTGCTCACCTGCAAGAACAAGAAGAAGGCTAA
- the rplO gene encoding 50S ribosomal protein L15: MSLHDINQGVHKNKRRQRVGRGTGSGWGKTSQRGHKGAKSRAGWSNRATFQGGQTPIVRHVPKRGFNNKWALTVSAVNIKDLNELFNDGDTVNIETLREKGLCKRRYDEIKILGDGELSKKLTVEAHRFSASAKEKIEKAGGTCNTVVRITTVAEKKEAAKEAKS; encoded by the coding sequence ATGAGTTTGCACGATATCAATCAAGGCGTTCACAAGAACAAACGTCGCCAACGCGTCGGTCGTGGTACCGGTAGCGGTTGGGGCAAGACTTCGCAACGTGGTCACAAGGGTGCCAAAAGCCGTGCTGGTTGGTCGAATCGTGCGACCTTCCAAGGTGGCCAAACACCTATCGTTCGACACGTGCCGAAGCGTGGTTTCAACAACAAGTGGGCCCTGACTGTCTCCGCAGTCAATATCAAGGACCTCAACGAGTTGTTTAATGATGGCGACACCGTCAACATTGAAACTTTGCGAGAAAAAGGCCTCTGCAAGCGTCGCTATGACGAGATCAAGATTCTCGGCGATGGCGAACTTTCCAAGAAGCTGACCGTCGAAGCTCATCGCTTCAGCGCCTCGGCCAAGGAAAAGATCGAGAAGGCTGGTGGTACCTGCAATACGGTCGTTCGCATCACGACTGTTGCGGAAAAGAAGGAAGCTGCCAAAGAGGCAAAGTCCTAA
- the rplX gene encoding 50S ribosomal protein L24 — protein sequence MHIKVDDTVEIITGADAAGEMRGKVLKVFPEKGKVLVEGAAKVYKHVKPSQRNPKGGKLSKEMPIDISNVMLVCTECKSRTKTGAKIKEDGSKVRYCKSCNAEIGQLSPAK from the coding sequence ATGCATATCAAAGTTGACGACACCGTCGAAATCATCACCGGAGCCGATGCCGCTGGCGAAATGCGTGGCAAAGTCCTGAAGGTCTTCCCTGAAAAAGGGAAAGTCCTCGTGGAAGGTGCGGCCAAGGTTTATAAGCACGTCAAGCCAAGCCAACGTAACCCTAAGGGTGGCAAGCTGTCGAAGGAAATGCCAATCGACATTTCCAACGTCATGCTGGTTTGCACCGAGTGCAAAAGCCGTACGAAGACCGGTGCCAAGATTAAAGAAGACGGCAGCAAGGTTCGCTACTGCAAGTCCTGCAATGCCGAAATTGGTCAGCTGAGTCCGGCCAAGTAA
- a CDS encoding adenylate kinase, producing MRIIFLGPPGVGKGTQSQKLVDFLSIPHISTGEMLREAIRNKTELGLKVAAQMEGGRLAADEIVVQLVRQRLAQPDCRNGYLLDGFPRTLPQAASLDLGLAVDDEAVDAVLNLTVDEEELFHRLMARAKKEDRSDDNEETIRNRMKVYDDMTSPLISYYEEQRILHRIDGLGSIDEVFGRIQSVLEEVARKKDA from the coding sequence ATGCGGATTATCTTTCTCGGACCTCCTGGCGTCGGCAAAGGGACCCAGTCCCAGAAACTGGTCGACTTTCTTAGTATCCCGCACATTTCGACGGGCGAGATGCTTCGGGAAGCGATCCGCAACAAGACAGAGTTAGGTCTAAAAGTTGCCGCCCAAATGGAAGGCGGCCGTCTCGCAGCAGACGAAATTGTTGTGCAGTTGGTGCGACAGCGTCTTGCTCAACCTGATTGTCGCAATGGCTATCTCTTGGATGGTTTCCCTCGCACGCTGCCGCAAGCGGCTTCGCTCGATCTAGGATTGGCAGTCGACGACGAAGCGGTTGACGCGGTGCTGAACCTGACAGTCGACGAGGAAGAGCTTTTTCATCGGCTTATGGCTCGCGCCAAGAAGGAAGATCGTAGCGACGACAACGAAGAGACCATCCGAAATCGGATGAAAGTCTACGATGACATGACTTCGCCGCTGATCTCGTATTACGAAGAACAACGCATTCTGCACCGCATTGATGGCCTGGGTTCGATCGACGAGGTCTTCGGTCGCATTCAATCGGTACTCGAGGAAGTGGCTCGAAAGAAAGACGCATGA
- a CDS encoding type Z 30S ribosomal protein S14, with protein MASKSKIAKANREPKFSSRRERRCTMCGRPRAVYRKFGVCRICIRNLADRGLIPGLRKASW; from the coding sequence GTGGCAAGCAAGTCAAAAATCGCCAAGGCCAATCGCGAGCCGAAGTTTTCGTCTCGGCGTGAGCGTCGCTGCACCATGTGTGGCCGTCCGCGTGCCGTGTATCGAAAGTTTGGTGTCTGCCGAATTTGTATTCGCAACTTGGCGGATCGAGGGCTGATTCCAGGTTTACGCAAGGCGAGTTGGTAA
- a CDS encoding NAD(P)-dependent oxidoreductase: MAVLVLGATGATGGLLVAQLLDRGLDVRVIVRSRDRLCSGAEENAKLSVTEASLLDLSDAELTHEVQGCDAIASCLGHNLTLKGVFGHPRRLVTDAVRRIACSVERLTPERRVKFVLMNTAGNRNRDLNEEASLANRMVVGLIRYLVPPHADNEQAAEVLRCEIGKKSDWLDWVVVRPDSLTDETVTSSYEIAPSPTRDPIFNAGKTSRINVAHFMADLITDEAVWTAWRGQMPVIYNRS; the protein is encoded by the coding sequence ATGGCCGTACTCGTCCTGGGGGCAACCGGAGCAACGGGTGGGCTTCTTGTAGCCCAGCTGCTCGATCGAGGCCTAGACGTCCGTGTGATTGTGCGGAGCCGTGACCGGCTTTGCAGCGGAGCAGAAGAAAATGCGAAACTCTCGGTCACTGAGGCAAGTCTGCTCGATCTCAGTGATGCTGAATTAACACACGAAGTTCAGGGATGCGATGCGATTGCCTCTTGTCTGGGACATAATTTGACTTTGAAAGGCGTATTCGGTCATCCGCGACGCCTGGTGACTGACGCCGTTCGTCGAATTGCCTGCTCCGTCGAGCGACTAACGCCTGAGCGGAGGGTCAAATTTGTCTTGATGAACACGGCGGGAAACAGAAATCGTGATCTGAATGAAGAAGCCTCTTTGGCCAATCGGATGGTCGTTGGGCTGATTCGTTATCTCGTGCCTCCGCATGCCGATAATGAGCAGGCTGCAGAAGTTCTGCGATGCGAAATCGGCAAAAAAAGTGATTGGTTAGATTGGGTGGTCGTACGTCCTGACAGTCTCACGGATGAAACCGTCACAAGTTCGTATGAGATCGCTCCCTCGCCGACCCGCGATCCAATTTTCAACGCCGGAAAGACTAGCCGCATAAATGTTGCCCATTTCATGGCAGATCTGATCACCGACGAGGCAGTTTGGACAGCTTGGAGAGGACAAATGCCGGTTATTTACAATCGGAGCTAA
- the secY gene encoding preprotein translocase subunit SecY, giving the protein MLEKVRVLFTIPELRSKILLTIGLLAVFRVGSQIPLPMIDQIKLQEMFANQGNEGVAGLLQQVSVFSASALSQITIFGLGIMPYISASIIFQLLGTVWKPLEELQKEGETGRKKINEYTRYATVALCVVQSYFYLASMTAVGEGGDSIVNQAFWTSSEPGNIDRSLYWGWAIVAVAIMTCGTVFLMWLGEQIDEFGIGNGISLLIMAGILAAMPSALLDLLYNTKPELTNFTRGEFGIETIVVLAILFVAVITGVVFIMQGQRKIPMQSAKHVRGRRVYGGTRQFLPLRINQAGVMPIIFASSLLLFPQFVFQALAGWTESTTMAQLADVFARGQSFLYIACYIALIYFFCYFWTAITFNPKDVSENLKNFGSFIPGYRPGRRTEEYLEKVMVRITYVGAGFLALVAIIPTLVSAELGVSPQVASFYGGTGLLIAVSVAFDLVQKIDSHLVMRNYKGLIEG; this is encoded by the coding sequence ATGTTGGAAAAAGTACGCGTCCTCTTCACCATCCCCGAACTACGGTCGAAGATCCTTCTGACGATTGGCTTGCTGGCCGTCTTCCGCGTTGGTTCTCAAATTCCTCTGCCCATGATCGATCAGATCAAGCTGCAGGAAATGTTTGCGAACCAAGGGAACGAAGGTGTTGCTGGTCTTCTGCAGCAGGTCTCCGTTTTCAGTGCCAGTGCACTGAGCCAGATCACGATCTTTGGTCTGGGGATTATGCCTTACATCTCGGCTTCGATTATCTTCCAGCTTCTCGGCACCGTCTGGAAGCCGCTGGAGGAACTTCAGAAGGAAGGCGAAACAGGCCGCAAAAAGATTAATGAATACACCCGTTACGCCACGGTAGCGTTGTGCGTCGTGCAAAGCTATTTCTACTTAGCATCGATGACAGCCGTGGGCGAAGGAGGGGATAGTATCGTCAATCAGGCGTTCTGGACCTCTTCCGAACCTGGCAATATTGATAGAAGTTTGTACTGGGGTTGGGCGATTGTCGCTGTGGCGATCATGACTTGCGGTACCGTCTTCTTGATGTGGCTTGGTGAACAGATTGACGAATTCGGTATCGGCAACGGTATCAGTCTTTTGATTATGGCAGGTATTCTCGCAGCGATGCCGAGCGCATTGCTCGACTTGCTGTACAACACCAAGCCAGAGTTAACAAACTTCACCAGAGGTGAGTTTGGTATTGAAACGATCGTGGTCTTAGCGATTCTCTTTGTGGCGGTGATCACCGGGGTGGTGTTCATCATGCAGGGGCAACGGAAGATTCCGATGCAAAGCGCCAAGCACGTTCGCGGTCGCCGAGTTTATGGTGGAACACGTCAGTTCCTGCCGCTGCGAATTAACCAAGCCGGCGTGATGCCAATCATTTTCGCCAGCAGCTTGCTGTTATTCCCGCAGTTTGTCTTCCAGGCATTGGCGGGATGGACCGAATCGACCACGATGGCTCAGCTTGCCGACGTTTTCGCTCGCGGTCAAAGCTTTTTGTACATCGCGTGCTATATCGCACTGATCTATTTCTTCTGCTATTTCTGGACGGCCATCACTTTCAATCCGAAGGACGTCTCGGAAAACCTGAAGAACTTTGGTTCGTTCATTCCCGGGTATCGTCCTGGTCGTCGAACGGAAGAGTACCTTGAAAAAGTCATGGTTCGCATCACCTACGTGGGTGCGGGCTTCCTCGCCTTGGTCGCCATCATTCCGACGCTCGTGTCGGCCGAACTTGGCGTCTCGCCTCAAGTGGCAAGCTTCTACGGTGGAACCGGGTTGCTCATCGCCGTGAGTGTGGCATTCGATCTTGTTCAGAAGATCGACAGTCACCTGGTGATGCGTAACTACAAGGGCCTCATCGAGGGCTAA
- the map gene encoding type I methionyl aminopeptidase: MITLRSKREIEKMHVAGQLVRQAHQRVAQLVKPGVTTAEIDQAVDDLFSDAGAIPLFKGVPGKTPFPAATCISVNDEVVHGIPGKRILKEGDIVSVDTGAKIGGWCGDSAWTYAVGEISDEAKKLMQVTEQALQVAIDLLPIKKRWSQVAKEMQEVVESAGFSVITTLVGHGIGTTMHEEPQVPNYDSREFRQKGDFDLRPGLVLAVEPMVAVGREDLYLHGDGWTLSTKDRSLTAHFEHTLALTTSGVRVLTGEG, encoded by the coding sequence ATGATCACGCTCCGCTCGAAACGCGAGATCGAGAAAATGCACGTGGCCGGACAGCTCGTCCGCCAAGCCCATCAAAGGGTTGCCCAGTTGGTAAAGCCCGGGGTCACGACAGCGGAGATCGACCAAGCAGTCGACGACTTGTTTTCGGACGCGGGGGCGATTCCCTTGTTTAAAGGCGTCCCAGGCAAGACCCCGTTCCCAGCTGCGACATGCATTTCAGTCAACGACGAAGTTGTGCATGGCATTCCTGGCAAGCGAATTCTCAAGGAAGGCGATATCGTCAGCGTCGACACCGGCGCCAAGATCGGTGGATGGTGTGGCGATTCTGCTTGGACTTATGCGGTGGGCGAGATCAGCGACGAAGCCAAGAAGCTGATGCAAGTTACCGAGCAGGCATTGCAAGTGGCGATTGATCTCTTGCCGATAAAAAAACGCTGGAGTCAAGTCGCTAAGGAAATGCAGGAAGTGGTCGAATCGGCCGGGTTTTCTGTGATTACGACGCTGGTTGGCCATGGAATCGGCACAACGATGCACGAAGAGCCTCAGGTTCCCAACTACGACTCTCGCGAGTTTCGGCAAAAAGGCGACTTCGATCTGCGGCCGGGCTTAGTCCTTGCCGTCGAACCGATGGTCGCCGTCGGCCGCGAAGATTTGTACCTACATGGGGACGGCTGGACCCTTTCGACCAAAGACCGAAGTCTGACTGCCCATTTCGAGCATACGTTGGCACTGACTACCAGCGGTGTTCGTGTCCTCACCGGGGAAGGCTAG
- the rpsH gene encoding 30S ribosomal protein S8: protein MMMTDPIADMLTRIRNAVRVEHPHVEMPTSKVKRGLADVLKREGYIWDWVETDDVPVKQIRLELKYGPSGERVIQHIKRVSKPGRRIYSKSHDLRPILNGMGISVISTSNGVISDREARQKKIGGEVLCEIW, encoded by the coding sequence ATTATGATGACCGACCCTATCGCCGACATGTTGACCCGCATCCGAAATGCGGTTCGCGTCGAGCACCCACACGTTGAAATGCCCACGTCCAAAGTCAAACGCGGTTTGGCCGACGTGCTAAAGCGTGAAGGCTATATCTGGGACTGGGTGGAAACGGATGACGTTCCAGTCAAACAGATCCGCTTGGAACTGAAGTACGGCCCCAGCGGGGAACGCGTGATTCAGCATATCAAGCGTGTCAGCAAGCCTGGCCGCCGTATTTACTCGAAGTCGCACGACCTGCGTCCGATTCTTAACGGAATGGGCATTTCGGTGATCAGCACCTCCAATGGTGTGATCAGCGATCGCGAAGCCCGCCAGAAGAAGATCGGCGGCGAAGTGTTGTGCGAAATCTGGTAA
- the rpsM gene encoding 30S ribosomal protein S13 has product MPRLLGVDIPNDKKTWISLTYLYGVGPALARELCVKVGIDQDRPASEIHEDELSRLAGLLESEYTVEGPLRRQLSQNIQRLNRIVCYRGLRHRRGLPVRGQRTRTNARTRKGPKKTVAGKKGVKDLR; this is encoded by the coding sequence ATGCCACGTTTGCTCGGTGTGGACATTCCCAACGATAAGAAGACCTGGATCAGCTTGACGTACTTGTACGGCGTCGGCCCAGCCCTTGCTCGTGAACTGTGCGTGAAGGTCGGTATCGATCAAGATCGCCCTGCTTCGGAAATTCACGAAGACGAACTGAGCCGTCTGGCTGGTTTGCTGGAAAGCGAATACACCGTCGAAGGTCCGCTTCGTCGTCAGTTGTCGCAAAATATTCAGCGTCTTAACCGAATCGTTTGCTACCGCGGTCTGCGTCATCGTCGTGGTTTGCCAGTTCGCGGTCAGCGTACTCGAACCAACGCTCGTACGCGTAAGGGACCGAAGAAGACGGTTGCCGGTAAGAAGGGCGTGAAGGATCTCCGTTAA
- the rplP gene encoding 50S ribosomal protein L16: MKHRKSQRRRIKGNATRGNTVVLGDFGLQSTQAGHITAQTIEAGRIAAQQYVRGIGKLYIRIFPHKSVTARPLETRMGKGKGEPDRWVATVKPGTVMYELKGVTEQQAKICFARLAHKMPVRCRFVRKRPELETTEA; encoded by the coding sequence GTGAAGCACCGAAAAAGCCAAAGAAGACGTATAAAAGGTAATGCCACTCGTGGCAATACCGTCGTCCTCGGCGATTTTGGACTTCAATCCACACAAGCGGGTCATATCACCGCTCAAACGATCGAAGCGGGTCGTATCGCTGCCCAGCAGTACGTCCGTGGTATCGGTAAGTTGTACATCCGGATCTTCCCCCACAAGTCGGTAACGGCACGTCCGTTGGAGACTCGTATGGGTAAGGGTAAAGGTGAACCTGATCGTTGGGTTGCCACCGTGAAGCCCGGTACTGTGATGTACGAACTCAAGGGTGTCACAGAGCAACAAGCGAAGATTTGTTTCGCTCGTTTGGCTCACAAAATGCCGGTTCGTTGCCGCTTTGTGCGTAAGCGTCCGGAATTGGAAACAACCGAGGCTTAG